ATACTTACACACTCATTATCAGACTAATAAAAACACAAAGCAAAAGCGCCCCATATGGAGCACTTCATTGTTATTAAAAGTTAGGATAATTATTTTTTTATAAATTTTTCGGTAAAATCTCCTATTTCCGTTTCTATATTTAATAAATACTCTCCAGCAGCTAAATTTCTTACATCTACTTTTCCATCTTTTAATGTTACATCAATCTTTTTCCCAACCAGATCATAAGCTCTAACATTTTTGATTTTATTTGACGAATTAACGTGAATAAAGTCGACTACAGGATTAGGATACAGTATTACTTTCTTTTTATTTACACCTGTTTCTTTAACAGACATTACCGTTTCACTATTCACCATAATATTATCAATATAAGCCGTTCCCAATCCATTATTGTGAACAAAGCGTAATTGATCAATATTAAAAGTGGAAGTTGCGGCTCCTGTATAAACCAATACATCATTAAGGTAATATCTAATATCAGTAGCTGTTCCCACTACCTTGATTCTATGCCAGGTATTGGGACTCCAAACTCCAGAAGTGTCTATCAGCCCTAGAATGCCTGACACAGAATTTAAAACTTCGATCTTTCCTGCTTTATCAAAATCCACTCTTACAACATATTTTTCTTCAAGGCTATTTACCCCTTGAAATCCGAAGGTTGCCCCATTAATCTGGGACATATTGATATCAAAAGAAACT
This genomic interval from Chryseobacterium joostei contains the following:
- a CDS encoding T9SS type A sorting domain-containing protein, translated to MKTYYSIALSLFVIFSSAQTISFENNEGFISGNIHGQGLWISTPTGGIPENITHQTISVDNATHGNNSLKIVREATFGVQPEPIIGGFYNVPTPLDFTNFSVSFDINMSQINGATFGFQGVNSLEEKYVVRVDFDKAGKIEVLNSVSGILGLIDTSGVWSPNTWHRIKVVGTATDIRYYLNDVLVYTGAATSTFNIDQLRFVHNNGLGTAYIDNIMVNSETVMSVKETGVNKKKVILYPNPVVDFIHVNSSNKIKNVRAYDLVGKKIDVTLKDGKVDVRNLAAGEYLLNIETEIGDFTEKFIKK